Proteins from a genomic interval of Zingiber officinale cultivar Zhangliang chromosome 1B, Zo_v1.1, whole genome shotgun sequence:
- the LOC121983919 gene encoding O-fucosyltransferase 20-like translates to MATRGKGRRLAYITVPSAILHSLSSASLVLSPPSKQASRPGGGRRLLVGLPRRPFLFLLLLFLVAALGTIRAGLHLHPILPCPHLPRRRPLSSSSSLSLSEGDSKLDFWKQPDGMGFAPCLEFSREYRAQGEAAARTGRRKKYLLVVVSGGLNQQRNQIVDAVVIARILGAALVVPVLQVNVIWSDESEFGDVFDLEHFKRVLADDVKVVSSLPSTHIMTRPVQEKEMPLQASPDWIRSRYMKKLNREGVLLLRGLDSRLSKDLPSDLQKLRCKVAFHALRFAAPIEELGNKLATRMRSHGPYLALHLRMEKDVWVRTGCLPGLLPEHDAAIRQERKLHPKLLTGRSNMTYHERKLAGLCPLNAVEVTRLLKALEAQRDARIYWAGGEPFGGREALLPLTRSFPNLFNKLDLALPGELEPFASKSSVLAAIDYMVCEQSDVFMPSHGGNMGHLMRGHRAYAGHRKYITPNKRQMLPYFLDAALPEEVFNRVVKELHRGSVGQPEMRTDKTGKDVTAFPVPECMCNGTSMRSRH, encoded by the exons atGGCGACGAGGGGGAAAGGGAGACGGTTGGCGTACATCACAGTGCCGTCGGCGATCCTCCACTCGCTCTCCTCCGCTTCTCTCGTCCTCTCGCCACCCAGCAAGCAGGCCTCCCGCCCCGGCGGCGGCCGCCGCCTCCTCGTCGGCCTCCCCCGCCGCCcgttcctcttccttctcctcctcttcctcgtcGCCGCCCTGGGGACAATTCGCGCCGGCCTCCACCTCCACCCTATTCTCCCCTGCCCCCACCTACCCCGCCGCCGCCCGCTCTCCTCGTCCTCCTCCCTCTCGCTCTCCGAGGGGGATTCCAAACTGGATTTCTGGAAGCAGCCGGACGGGATGGGGTTCGCCCCCTGCCTCGAGTTCAGCAGGGAGTACCGGGCGCAGGGCGAGGCGGCGGCGCGCACTGGCCGCCGGAAGAAGTACCTCCTCGTGGTCGTCTCCGGCGGCCTCAATCAGCAGCGCAATCAGATCGTCGACGCCGTGGTAATCGCCCGCATCCTCGGCGCCGCGCTCGTCGTGCCGGTGCTCCAGGTCAACGTCATCTGGAGCGACGAAAG TGAGTTCGGCGATGTGTTTGATCTGGAGCATTTCAAGAGAGTTCTCGCCGACGATGTCAAGGTGGTATCCTCGCTGCCGTCCACCCACATCATGACCAGGCCGGTGCAGGAGAAGGAAATGCCTCTTCAAGCTTCCCCTGACTGGATTCGATCGCGCTACATGAAAAAA CTTAACAGAGAAGGCGTTCTGCTTCTGAGAGGCTTGGATTCCAGGCTCTCCAAGGACCTTCCATCCGATCTCCAAAAGCTTCGTTGCAAA GTCGCATTCCACGCGCTGAGATTTGCAGCTCCAATCGAAGAGTTGGGGAACAAGTTAGCGACGAGGATGAGGAGCCATGGCCCGTACCTGGCGCTGCACCTGCGCATGGAGAAGGACGTGTGGGTGCGGACGGGGTGCCTCCCCGGCCTCCTCCCCGAGCACGACGCCGCCATTCGACAAGAGAGAAAGCTCCATCCCAAGCTCCTCACCGGCCGGTCCAACATGACCTACCACGAGCGAAAGCTCGCCGGTCTTTGCCCCCTGAACGCCGTCGAAGTCACCAGACTGCTCAAAGCGCTGGAAGCCCAGCGGGACGCGCGAATCTACTGGGCCGGCGGCGAGCCGTTCGGAGGACGGGAAGCTCTGCTCCCTCTCACCAGGAGCTTCCCCAACTTGTTCAACAAGCTCGACCTGGCCCTGCCCGGCGAACTGGAGCCCTTCGCCAGCAAGTCCTCCGTGCTCGCCGCCATCGACTACATGGTGTGCGAGCAGAGCGACGTGTTCATGCCGTCCCACGGCGGGAACATGGGCCACCTCATGCGCGGCCACCGCGCGTACGCCGGACACAGGAAGTACATCACGCCCAACAAGCGCCAGATGCTGCCCTACTTCCTGGACGCGGCGCTGCCGGAGGAAGTGTTCAACCGGGTCGTGAAGGAGCTGCACCGGGGATCGGTGGGCCAGCCGGAGATGAGGACGGACAAGACCGGCAAGGATGTGACCGCGTTCCCGGTGCCGGAGTGCATGTGCAACGGCACTAGCATGAGATCGAGACACTGA